Proteins from a single region of Campylobacter sputorum:
- a CDS encoding cytochrome c3 family protein encodes MDEAYTMKKKILSFICIGFLIGVVVCYAMYEGVTRTSGEKFCIVCHEMAPMLASYHNDVHGGAGKMGIKAQCVDCHMPHNNIFNYIFTKAKNGVVEGYIHFFKDVDQINWLENRKNRLRFVFDDGCLKCHANFQNLPEISPKGKQMHEHYTSLLNTDKKIGCASCHVETGHNGLKNMLNYFNPEYKIYEREMNATRDIVLEKLKKDGFL; translated from the coding sequence ATGGATGAGGCCTACACCATGAAAAAGAAAATTTTATCATTTATTTGCATTGGTTTTTTAATCGGAGTTGTTGTTTGTTACGCTATGTATGAGGGCGTTACAAGAACTAGTGGGGAGAAATTTTGCATAGTTTGCCATGAAATGGCACCAATGCTTGCTTCTTATCATAACGATGTTCATGGTGGTGCTGGAAAAATGGGCATAAAAGCTCAGTGTGTAGACTGTCATATGCCACATAATAATATTTTTAACTACATTTTTACAAAGGCTAAAAATGGAGTAGTTGAAGGATACATACATTTCTTTAAAGATGTTGATCAAATAAATTGGTTAGAAAATAGAAAAAATAGATTAAGGTTTGTGTTTGATGATGGATGTTTGAAGTGCCACGCAAATTTTCAAAACTTGCCTGAAATTAGCCCAAAAGGTAAGCAAATGCACGAGCATTATACGAGTTTGTTAAATACAGACAAAAAAATTGGTTGTGCTAGTTGTCATGTGGAAACTGGACACAACGGGCTTAAAAATATGCTAAACTACTTTAATCCAGAGTATAAAATCTACGAAAGAGAAATGAATGCGACAAGAGACATTGTTTTAGAAAAACTCAAAAAAGATGGGTTTTTGTAG
- a CDS encoding shikimate kinase, protein MKKKNNIILIGFMGVGKGSVARALYEETGLFALDCDDMIQSIANMKIRQIFEKFGEEYFRKLESNLANFLLNSVDNAIISTGGGFYKVENLNELGIVVYLKAEFDYIIKRLENSKNASAKFKKRPLLLNLKNAKKIHQERDPLYEAKADFVVNVENKTPKEIAKEIKTLIKDKI, encoded by the coding sequence ATGAAGAAGAAAAATAATATAATTTTAATCGGATTTATGGGTGTTGGCAAAGGAAGTGTGGCTAGAGCTTTGTATGAAGAAACGGGACTTTTTGCATTAGATTGTGATGATATGATACAAAGCATTGCAAATATGAAAATAAGACAGATTTTTGAAAAATTTGGCGAAGAGTATTTTAGAAAACTTGAAAGTAATTTGGCAAATTTTTTACTTAATAGTGTAGATAATGCTATAATCTCAACTGGCGGAGGATTTTATAAGGTTGAGAATTTAAATGAGCTTGGTATTGTTGTGTATTTAAAAGCGGAATTTGATTATATTATAAAGCGTCTTGAAAATAGCAAAAATGCGAGTGCTAAATTTAAAAAAAGACCGCTTTTACTAAATTTAAAAAATGCTAAAAAGATACATCAAGAACGAGATCCGCTTTATGAAGCAAAAGCTGATTTTGTAGTTAATGTAGAAAATAAAACACCAAAAGAGATAGCAAAAGAGATAAAAACATTGATAAAGGATAAAATTTGA
- a CDS encoding ATP-binding cassette domain-containing protein, protein MINIENLNLIYKNHHILKNINLNIKNDKTLGIIGQSGSGKSMFARTLINLLGNEFVLNASRFEIFGKKVLLFSKKELVNYRKFDVGLIFQNAGESFHPLYNIGDIFITTLKNHYKDVKEIKKIAFETFFRLGFNDIELLWHSFPMQISGGMLARVQIALNLCMKQKLLICDEITSSLDSINAQNIIDILKELKNEINFIIITHDPYVVYELADEICVFDSGSIIETNSKFEIFTNPKEELTKEILCGKLN, encoded by the coding sequence TTGATAAATATAGAAAATTTAAATTTAATATATAAAAATCATCATATTTTAAAAAATATAAACTTAAATATCAAAAATGATAAAACACTTGGCATTATAGGGCAAAGCGGTAGTGGTAAGTCTATGTTTGCAAGAACTTTAATAAATCTTTTAGGAAACGAGTTTGTTTTAAATGCAAGCAGATTTGAAATTTTTGGCAAAAAAGTTCTATTATTTAGTAAAAAAGAACTTGTAAATTACCGCAAATTTGATGTAGGACTAATTTTTCAAAATGCTGGCGAAAGCTTTCATCCGCTTTATAATATAGGTGATATTTTTATCACAACTTTAAAAAATCACTACAAAGATGTTAAGGAAATTAAAAAAATAGCTTTTGAAACATTTTTTCGTCTTGGTTTTAATGATATAGAACTTTTATGGCATTCTTTTCCTATGCAAATAAGTGGCGGAATGCTAGCAAGAGTGCAAATTGCTCTAAATTTATGTATGAAACAAAAATTGCTTATTTGCGATGAAATAACAAGTTCGCTTGATAGCATTAATGCACAAAATATCATAGATATATTAAAAGAGCTTAAAAATGAGATAAATTTCATCATCATAACACACGATCCGTATGTTGTTTATGAGCTTGCGGATGAAATTTGTGTGTTTGATAGTGGCAGTATAATAGAAACAAATTCTAAATTTGAAATATTTACAAACCCTAAAGAAGAGCTGACAAAAGAAATTTTGTGTGGAAAGTTAAACTAA
- a CDS encoding ABC transporter permease, whose product MKKFLFAFLIIIALAILALFAPFITHFNPDYVNLESARLAPNSTYIFGTDMLGRDILTRILYALRISLIVGFFSAFFSCFIGVIYAFLAAISPKNIDHIMMRIVDGFLAMPMMLFIMFFSTILDAGIINMIVVISLSLWMQTARVMRNEYEKISSQEFVKSAIVLGSSKMNIIFKEILPNLFSILMVFFSINFAHAIATEAVLSFFGIGVPVGKASLGNMLNDSTNAMFVGAWWIIFYPGIVLFLLIICVLYIGNFIEQKDRIYT is encoded by the coding sequence ATGAAAAAGTTTCTTTTTGCTTTTTTGATTATTATTGCATTAGCAATTTTAGCTTTATTTGCACCGTTTATTACGCATTTTAATCCAGATTATGTAAATCTTGAATCTGCTAGGCTTGCTCCAAATTCTACTTATATTTTTGGCACAGATATGCTAGGTAGGGATATTTTAACTAGAATTTTATATGCTCTTAGAATTTCTTTGATAGTTGGTTTTTTTAGTGCGTTTTTTAGCTGTTTTATAGGGGTAATTTATGCTTTTTTAGCTGCAATTTCTCCAAAAAATATAGATCACATAATGATGAGAATCGTAGATGGATTTTTGGCTATGCCAATGATGCTTTTTATAATGTTTTTTAGCACTATTTTAGATGCAGGGATTATAAATATGATTGTTGTAATATCGCTTAGTTTATGGATGCAAACAGCAAGAGTTATGCGAAATGAGTATGAAAAGATATCAAGCCAAGAGTTTGTAAAATCTGCAATTGTTCTTGGAAGTTCAAAAATGAATATTATTTTTAAAGAGATTTTACCAAATTTATTTAGCATATTAATGGTATTTTTTAGTATAAATTTCGCTCATGCCATAGCAACCGAAGCTGTGCTTAGTTTTTTTGGCATAGGCGTTCCTGTTGGCAAAGCAAGTTTAGGTAATATGCTAAATGATTCTACTAATGCTATGTTTGTTGGAGCTTGGTGGATTATATTTTATCCTGGAATTGTGCTGTTTTTGCTTATTATTTGTGTGCTTTATATAGGAAATTTCATAGAGCAAAAAGATAGGATTTATACTTGA
- the trpS gene encoding tryptophan--tRNA ligase, with protein MRTFTGLQPSGKLHLGNYFASIKPMIDRQNNSDDEMFIFIANYHAMTSVNDGYKLKTSTFEAACAFLSLGIDPQKCTFWLQSDVKDVLELYWIISQYTPMGLLERAHAYKDKISKGLDSHHGLFSYPVLMAADILLYSANFVPVGKDQIQHVEIARDIAIKFNNAHGEIFVIPEAKIDENVATVPGTDGAKMSKSYGNTIDIFADDKTLKKQISSIVTDSTSLEEAKDWKNCNVYNIAKLFLDENAQKDLQSRYEKGGEGYGHFKMYLNDMVLEYFKEAREKYEHFLTHPDEVNYHLSVGADKAKEVAIETMEKVRKCVGIPH; from the coding sequence TTGAGAACATTTACAGGACTTCAACCATCTGGAAAACTTCATTTGGGGAATTATTTTGCATCTATAAAACCGATGATAGATAGGCAAAACAACAGCGATGATGAGATGTTTATATTCATAGCAAATTATCATGCAATGACTAGCGTAAATGATGGATATAAGCTAAAAACTAGCACTTTTGAAGCTGCTTGCGCTTTTTTATCGCTTGGTATTGATCCGCAAAAATGCACATTTTGGCTTCAAAGTGATGTTAAAGATGTTTTAGAGCTTTATTGGATTATAAGCCAGTATACACCGATGGGGCTTTTAGAAAGAGCCCATGCATACAAAGATAAAATTTCAAAAGGACTTGATTCTCATCATGGATTGTTTAGTTATCCAGTGCTAATGGCGGCTGATATTTTGCTTTATAGTGCGAATTTTGTTCCAGTTGGAAAAGATCAAATTCAGCATGTTGAAATAGCTCGCGATATAGCAATTAAATTTAATAACGCTCATGGCGAAATTTTTGTCATTCCAGAAGCTAAGATTGATGAAAATGTAGCCACAGTTCCAGGTACTGATGGTGCAAAAATGAGTAAAAGTTATGGCAATACTATAGACATATTTGCAGATGACAAAACATTAAAAAAACAAATAAGCTCCATAGTCACAGATAGTACTTCGCTTGAAGAAGCAAAAGATTGGAAAAATTGCAATGTTTATAATATTGCCAAATTGTTTTTAGATGAAAATGCACAAAAAGATCTTCAATCAAGATATGAAAAAGGCGGAGAAGGATACGGACATTTTAAAATGTATTTAAATGATATGGTTCTTGAATATTTCAAAGAAGCGAGAGAAAAATACGAGCATTTTTTAACTCATCCAGATGAAGTTAATTATCATTTAAGTGTAGGAGCCGATAAAGCAAAAGAAGTAGCAATCGAAACGATGGAAAAAGTAAGAAAGTGTGTTGGTATACCGCACTGA
- a CDS encoding flavocytochrome c, whose translation MKKEISRREALKLGALGVGAGMLSASNLMAAPVDAKSVKFDEEYDVVIIGSGFGALAAGITSAERGLKVLLVEKMGRLGGNSVINGGIFAVPNSEAQKKEGIKDSNELFLKDCLKAGLQINHAELLEVIANRAKDVFALTVKCGAKYVEKLSHAGGHSVPRTYQTENGSGSGIVLPMIEYIEKNPNVLIKKRTKFDDFVLDDDGKVVGISVREGYKFDSKLEDDDRENKSGERKFFKAKRGVVLASGGFCRDIFFRQLQDPRLGKDVDSTNHPGATAGGLIAALNIGACPVQVSWLQYGPWACPDETGFGVGSMFNVNGSFRYGISVDPRTGKRYMNELADRKIRTDAMFKVIDAKKDIYPINFCDSQCIPSLLPSHFEKPLKAGILKEFKTLDELAAHYKIPADELKKTVKKYNDGVKSGKDEFGKPVETTGGIDISKPPFYAERGVPKLHHTTGGIKINTKAQVISINTKKPIPGLYAAGEVTGGTHGASRLGSVAITDCLTFGMIAGENI comes from the coding sequence ATGAAAAAAGAAATTTCAAGACGCGAAGCACTAAAACTTGGTGCTTTAGGAGTGGGTGCAGGTATGCTTAGTGCATCAAATTTAATGGCAGCGCCAGTTGATGCAAAGAGTGTTAAATTTGATGAAGAATATGATGTTGTTATCATTGGATCAGGTTTTGGAGCACTTGCGGCTGGAATTACTTCAGCTGAAAGAGGATTAAAGGTTTTGCTTGTAGAAAAAATGGGGCGACTCGGCGGAAATTCGGTTATAAATGGTGGAATTTTTGCAGTTCCAAATAGCGAAGCTCAAAAGAAAGAGGGCATTAAAGACTCAAATGAGTTATTTTTAAAAGATTGCTTAAAAGCTGGACTTCAAATCAACCACGCAGAGTTGCTTGAAGTAATCGCAAATAGAGCAAAAGATGTGTTTGCACTAACTGTAAAATGCGGTGCAAAATATGTTGAAAAACTATCTCATGCTGGTGGGCACTCTGTGCCTAGAACATATCAAACAGAAAATGGAAGTGGCTCTGGTATAGTTTTGCCGATGATTGAATACATTGAAAAAAATCCAAATGTTTTAATCAAAAAAAGAACAAAATTTGATGATTTTGTGCTAGATGATGATGGCAAAGTTGTAGGAATTTCGGTAAGAGAAGGATATAAATTTGACTCAAAACTTGAAGATGATGATAGAGAAAACAAAAGCGGAGAGAGAAAATTCTTTAAAGCAAAAAGAGGCGTTGTTCTTGCAAGCGGTGGATTTTGCCGCGATATATTTTTTAGACAGCTTCAAGATCCTAGACTTGGCAAAGATGTTGATTCCACAAATCATCCTGGTGCAACAGCAGGCGGCTTGATAGCAGCGCTTAATATCGGTGCTTGCCCGGTTCAAGTTTCATGGCTACAATATGGTCCTTGGGCTTGCCCGGATGAGACTGGATTTGGCGTTGGATCAATGTTTAACGTAAATGGTTCATTTAGATATGGAATTTCTGTTGATCCAAGAACTGGAAAACGCTATATGAACGAACTTGCTGATAGAAAAATAAGAACCGATGCAATGTTTAAGGTGATTGACGCTAAAAAAGATATTTATCCTATAAATTTCTGCGATTCGCAATGCATTCCTAGTTTGTTGCCATCGCATTTTGAAAAGCCTTTAAAAGCTGGAATTTTAAAGGAATTTAAAACTCTTGATGAGTTGGCGGCACATTATAAAATTCCAGCAGATGAGCTTAAAAAAACGGTTAAAAAATACAACGACGGAGTTAAATCTGGAAAAGATGAATTTGGCAAACCAGTTGAAACAACAGGCGGAATTGATATTTCAAAACCACCATTTTATGCTGAGCGCGGCGTTCCAAAACTTCATCATACAACAGGCGGAATTAAGATAAACACAAAAGCACAAGTTATTTCTATTAATACAAAAAAACCAATACCTGGGCTTTATGCAGCAGGTGAGGTTACAGGTGGAACACACGGAGCTAGCAGACTTGGAAGCGTGGCAATCACTGATTGTTTAACTTTTGGAATGATAGCTGGAGAAAATATCTAA
- a CDS encoding dipeptide/oligopeptide/nickel ABC transporter ATP-binding protein, with amino-acid sequence MCRLKVVNLHKNYLIKRHILEHYEKLEVLKDINFEIKSGEDLAILGSSGSGKSTLARMVCMLENCDKGEIYLDDINITNLKFSEQRKLRSHIQYVFQNTHLSLNPKRSIIQLFKDVYLNFNIKFDKSNLLKILENLGLKEDILDKKPYEISGGMGARVALARTLIVKPKFLILDEITSGLDFLNQKKLLILLKELKKNYNISYILITHNLEVAKFLCKNALILENGEVVYNGTFEDAKQNKYYAKFQKAIKK; translated from the coding sequence ATGTGTAGATTAAAGGTTGTAAATTTACATAAAAATTATCTCATAAAAAGGCATATTTTAGAACATTATGAAAAGCTAGAGGTTTTAAAAGACATAAATTTTGAAATTAAAAGTGGCGAGGATTTGGCTATTTTAGGAAGTAGTGGAAGTGGAAAAAGCACTCTTGCTAGAATGGTGTGTATGCTTGAAAATTGCGATAAAGGCGAAATTTATCTTGATGATATAAACATAACTAATCTTAAATTTAGCGAACAAAGAAAGTTAAGAAGTCATATACAATATGTTTTTCAAAATACGCATTTATCGCTTAATCCAAAAAGAAGCATAATACAACTTTTTAAAGATGTTTATTTGAATTTTAATATCAAATTTGATAAATCAAATCTTTTGAAAATATTAGAAAATTTAGGATTAAAAGAAGATATTTTGGATAAAAAACCTTATGAGATAAGTGGCGGAATGGGAGCTAGAGTAGCACTTGCAAGAACACTTATTGTAAAACCAAAGTTTTTGATACTTGATGAGATAACAAGTGGGCTTGATTTTTTAAACCAAAAAAAGCTTCTTATCTTACTAAAAGAGCTTAAAAAAAATTATAATATTTCTTATATTTTGATAACTCACAACCTAGAAGTAGCTAAATTTTTATGTAAAAATGCTCTTATCCTTGAAAATGGAGAAGTTGTTTATAATGGCACTTTTGAAGACGCAAAACAAAATAAGTATTATGCCAAGTTTCAAAAAGCTATAAAAAAATAA
- a CDS encoding cytochrome c3 family protein: protein MRLLFSFLFFACISNTLLGEENSSKSAIVSILEISDELRAKHKIKPHHAKLYFDCIHCHTNQGDNPAKFKNPGDEDCLSCHKSKEHMAKRTGFMDTLKANPHNSVHDGPNLYCDECHMEHSKSINMCDECHEAEVKQWMRPTP, encoded by the coding sequence ATGCGACTTTTGTTTAGTTTTTTATTTTTTGCCTGTATTTCAAATACACTACTTGGCGAAGAAAATTCATCTAAAAGTGCGATTGTTTCTATTTTAGAAATTAGTGATGAGCTTAGAGCAAAACACAAAATCAAACCACATCACGCAAAGCTTTATTTTGATTGTATCCACTGCCATACAAATCAAGGAGATAATCCTGCTAAATTTAAAAACCCAGGAGATGAGGACTGTTTATCGTGTCATAAAAGCAAAGAGCATATGGCTAAAAGAACAGGATTTATGGATACTTTGAAAGCAAATCCGCATAATTCGGTTCATGATGGACCAAATTTGTATTGTGATGAATGTCATATGGAGCATTCAAAATCTATAAATATGTGTGATGAGTGTCACGAGGCTGAAGTTAAACAATGGATGAGGCCTACACCATGA
- a CDS encoding ABC transporter substrate-binding protein yields the protein MINTLVFAKSDTIVIGVENETPKINPLFDEDHDSALDLIFSGLTTHDENMQVIPDLAKSWEISKDRKVYTFELRDDVYWHDGEKFSADDVKFTIQTALDEKLSSPAKANYEPIDKVEVLSPYKIKITLKTPFEPLLSTLSIGMLPKHILDGKDLSVDNYNNTPIGTGPYKLVEWNKGKYLKFEAFDKYYGGVAKTKNIYMKFVPDFNVAAMQLQKGELDAALSEPNMAIKLSKNPNLKILKEDSADYRALMFNMQNELFKDKNVRKALNYAVNKEAIVKNILHGYGSVANNPIEKSWANDENVAKFEYNPKKAIKILQDNGWSKNKNGYFEKDGKELKFGIYAYNTDPLRVSLANILSSDFQKIGINATAHAKPQGSFKISDVDTFLIGWGSPFDPDFHTYRIFGSFADSSVDPNGWNYSHYNDKNVDGALLKARSLANIEDRKVYYSKFLEAIYENPPFIFITYLEFPLVYNAKISGIKPHVLGHHGGGFAWNVKDWIKE from the coding sequence ATGATAAATACTTTAGTTTTTGCCAAAAGTGATACTATTGTCATTGGTGTAGAAAACGAAACGCCTAAGATAAATCCACTTTTTGATGAAGATCATGATAGTGCTTTAGATCTTATATTTTCAGGACTTACAACACATGATGAAAATATGCAAGTAATTCCAGATCTTGCAAAAAGCTGGGAGATAAGTAAAGATAGAAAAGTTTATACATTTGAACTAAGAGATGATGTATATTGGCACGATGGAGAGAAATTTAGTGCAGATGATGTTAAATTTACTATACAAACAGCACTTGATGAGAAATTAAGTTCTCCTGCAAAAGCAAATTACGAACCTATAGACAAAGTCGAGGTTTTAAGTCCGTATAAGATAAAAATTACACTAAAAACACCTTTTGAACCGCTTTTATCAACTCTTAGTATAGGTATGCTTCCAAAGCATATTTTAGATGGAAAAGATTTAAGCGTAGATAACTACAATAATACACCTATTGGTACAGGACCTTATAAATTGGTAGAATGGAATAAAGGAAAATATCTTAAATTTGAAGCTTTTGATAAATATTATGGCGGCGTTGCAAAAACAAAAAATATTTATATGAAATTTGTACCTGATTTTAATGTTGCGGCTATGCAACTTCAAAAAGGCGAGTTAGACGCGGCATTAAGTGAGCCAAATATGGCCATAAAGCTTTCAAAAAATCCAAATTTGAAAATCTTAAAAGAAGATAGTGCGGATTATAGAGCTTTGATGTTTAATATGCAAAATGAACTTTTTAAAGATAAAAATGTTCGCAAGGCTCTAAATTATGCAGTAAATAAAGAAGCTATAGTAAAAAATATTTTACATGGTTATGGAAGCGTTGCAAATAATCCTATAGAAAAAAGCTGGGCAAATGATGAAAATGTTGCTAAATTTGAATACAATCCCAAAAAAGCTATAAAAATTTTGCAAGATAATGGATGGAGCAAAAATAAAAATGGATATTTTGAAAAAGATGGCAAAGAGCTTAAATTTGGCATATATGCTTACAATACAGATCCTTTGCGTGTAAGTCTTGCAAATATTTTATCAAGTGATTTTCAAAAAATTGGTATAAATGCGACAGCTCATGCAAAACCACAAGGCTCATTTAAAATTTCAGATGTTGATACATTTCTTATAGGTTGGGGTTCTCCATTTGATCCGGATTTTCATACATATAGAATTTTTGGCAGTTTTGCTGATAGTAGTGTAGATCCAAATGGTTGGAACTATAGTCATTATAATGATAAAAATGTAGATGGAGCTCTTTTAAAAGCCAGAAGTTTGGCTAATATAGAAGATAGAAAGGTTTATTATAGTAAATTTTTAGAAGCTATTTATGAAAATCCACCATTTATATTTATAACCTATCTTGAGTTTCCGCTTGTTTATAATGCTAAAATTTCAGGTATAAAGCCTCATGTATTGGGTCATCATGGTGGTGGTTTTGCTTGGAATGTAAAAGATTGGATAAAAGAGTAG
- a CDS encoding ABC transporter permease, whose amino-acid sequence MKSLILKELFSAIFLLFCLSFCIYLVAYLLPTDAVYAMFSRPEVVSEAIKEQISHKLGLERPFLIQYFSWLKNALCGNFGYSLIDFRSINELFNERFLNTIILNGLNLILLVIFSLIFGIISALNENKFIDHAITFISFGFVYMPSFWIALVAIMVFSVHFGIFPTSGLHALGDDSLKSRAYHIVLPLLVLFVAHIGLYIRVVRSSFLISLKQPFVFAMFARGVGKFEIYKGVLKHSLVPIISYIGANFVTLITGSYIIESIFLYPGLGELAITSILSKDYSVILAVILLTAVFAVFGNLFAKILCIIINRGQKSL is encoded by the coding sequence TTGAAAAGTCTTATATTAAAAGAGCTTTTTTCAGCGATATTTCTACTTTTTTGTCTTAGTTTTTGCATATATTTGGTTGCGTATTTACTGCCAACTGACGCTGTTTATGCAATGTTTTCAAGACCAGAGGTTGTAAGCGAGGCTATAAAAGAGCAAATTTCTCACAAACTCGGTCTTGAGAGACCTTTTTTAATTCAGTATTTTTCGTGGTTAAAAAATGCATTATGTGGAAATTTTGGTTATTCTTTGATAGATTTTAGAAGTATTAATGAGCTTTTTAATGAGAGATTTTTAAATACAATCATTTTAAATGGTTTAAATTTAATACTTCTTGTTATTTTTTCGCTTATTTTTGGGATAATTAGTGCATTAAATGAGAATAAATTTATAGATCATGCTATAACTTTTATATCGTTTGGTTTTGTTTATATGCCATCTTTTTGGATAGCTTTAGTAGCAATTATGGTATTTTCTGTGCATTTTGGAATTTTTCCAACTTCAGGTCTTCATGCACTTGGTGATGATAGCTTAAAAAGCAGGGCTTATCATATAGTTTTGCCACTTCTTGTTCTTTTTGTGGCTCATATTGGGCTTTATATAAGAGTGGTAAGAAGCAGTTTTTTGATCTCATTAAAACAACCTTTTGTATTTGCTATGTTTGCAAGAGGTGTTGGTAAATTTGAAATTTACAAAGGCGTTTTAAAACATTCATTAGTGCCTATAATTAGCTATATAGGAGCAAATTTTGTTACACTTATAACTGGCTCTTACATTATAGAAAGTATTTTTTTGTATCCTGGACTTGGCGAATTAGCGATAACTTCTATACTTAGTAAAGATTATTCTGTAATTTTAGCTGTTATTTTGCTAACTGCTGTTTTTGCTGTATTTGGCAATTTGTTTGCAAAAATACTTTGCATTATTATAAATAGAGGACAAAAAAGCTTATGA
- the der gene encoding ribosome biogenesis GTPase Der translates to MQKVILIGRPNVGKSSLFNRLASKRIAITSDISGTTRDTNKTKIEIFDKNCILIDSGGLDDSSELFKNVAKKTLDEAKNADIIVFMVDGKFMPQDEDKMLFYSLCKLNKPISLVVNKVDSKKDEERSWEFDSFGCVNTFCISVSHNAGVDELKEWLYKLLDKVQKIDDEESFDDFLENYCTDEGEILKEKNEDYNQKNIKVGIIGRVNVGKSSLLNALVKDSRSVVSSVAGTTIDPVNETYIYNDRVFEFVDTAGIRKRGKIEGIEKFALNRTEKILENTDIALLVLDSSEPLSELDERIAGVTSKFELGIIIVLNKWENKNEKEFDEISSEIRNKFKFLSYAPIISVSALGGKRVHKLYDLILEIYKNFTQKIQTSKLNEAIANAIKEHPIPREKGKVVKIYYAVQFDSAPPKIALVMNRPKSLHFSYKRYLANKLRENFDLAGVPVILIPKNKNKDEEEK, encoded by the coding sequence GTGCAAAAAGTCATACTAATAGGCAGACCAAATGTCGGTAAAAGCTCACTTTTTAATCGTTTAGCTTCTAAAAGAATTGCTATAACTAGCGATATTAGCGGAACTACTAGGGATACAAATAAAACTAAAATTGAAATTTTTGATAAAAATTGCATTTTGATAGATTCTGGCGGATTAGACGATAGTAGCGAGCTTTTTAAAAATGTTGCAAAAAAAACATTAGATGAAGCAAAAAATGCAGATATTATCGTATTTATGGTTGATGGAAAGTTTATGCCACAAGATGAAGATAAAATGCTATTTTACTCACTTTGCAAGTTAAATAAACCTATAAGTTTAGTTGTTAATAAAGTTGATAGCAAAAAAGACGAAGAGCGTAGTTGGGAGTTTGATTCATTTGGATGTGTAAATACATTTTGTATATCCGTTAGCCATAATGCTGGAGTTGATGAGTTAAAAGAGTGGCTTTACAAACTTTTAGATAAAGTTCAAAAGATTGACGATGAAGAGAGTTTTGATGACTTTTTGGAAAATTACTGCACAGATGAGGGCGAAATACTAAAAGAAAAAAATGAAGATTATAATCAAAAAAATATAAAAGTAGGCATTATAGGTCGTGTAAATGTCGGTAAAAGCAGCCTTTTAAATGCTCTTGTGAAAGATTCTCGCAGTGTAGTAAGCTCAGTTGCTGGAACTACGATAGATCCTGTAAATGAAACTTATATTTATAATGATAGAGTTTTTGAATTTGTTGATACTGCAGGCATTAGAAAGCGTGGAAAGATAGAAGGTATTGAGAAATTTGCGTTAAATAGAACTGAAAAAATACTAGAAAATACAGATATCGCACTTCTAGTTCTTGATAGTAGTGAGCCTTTAAGTGAGCTGGATGAACGCATAGCCGGCGTTACTTCTAAATTTGAGCTTGGTATAATCATAGTTTTAAATAAATGGGAAAATAAAAATGAGAAAGAATTTGATGAGATAAGCTCTGAGATAAGGAATAAATTTAAATTTTTAAGTTATGCCCCAATTATAAGCGTTTCAGCGCTTGGTGGAAAAAGAGTTCACAAGCTTTATGATTTGATACTTGAAATTTATAAAAATTTTACACAAAAAATTCAAACATCCAAGTTAAACGAAGCTATAGCTAATGCCATAAAAGAGCACCCAATTCCGAGGGAAAAAGGCAAAGTAGTGAAAATTTACTACGCAGTTCAGTTTGATAGTGCTCCGCCAAAAATAGCTCTAGTGATGAATAGACCAAAGTCTTTGCATTTTAGCTACAAAAGATATCTTGCAAACAAACTACGCGAAAACTTTGATTTAGCTGGTGTTCCAGTAATTTTAATTCCAAAGAATAAAAATAAAGATGAAGAAGAAAAATAA